The sequence accgttTGGTTGCTCTGATTAGGTGGTGTTGCTACCACCGCCAGCCatttgttttgtcagctcattttcaGGCATAAccttaaaattgaagcatttccaaagctcaagtggaccacatcacaactaACACTCCCATCGTAACCACCCAATTCGGTGTAATGTGGTTTGTTGCCCTTTCTATTTTACCAACCATTGGCACTCCAGTGAACGGTTAGGATAGTCTAATCCTAGTTGGCCTCGTGGAATGAACGGCCCGGATCGTGCATAGGTTATCAGGATGGCAGCAATTGAGCAACTCATAGTCTTCAGAATCTAAGTTCACCACCGTTTACTCATCCACGGTACACATACGAGGGGCATACAGCGAATAACCAATCGAGACAATCCAAAGGCTGgaaccatcctaaccatccattcggGTAACAATCATATAGACCGTTAACTATAAAACGCTCCATGGTCCAAATTCCCGAGTCAATATCAGACGGTTAAGATCTTTAGATCACTGTATTTCTCAACATACAAGCCATCCACAAAGGGGCCATGgattggatggtccggatcgtcTCACACGTACGCCATGGGCACCACAATTGATTCCCCACCACTCTCCCCTTCTCGTAACCTACCCTAACAAAAAGAAATATCcaagggtattttagtcattaCAGATGGAGAATTTGGATTTGGATAACAACAAAAGCCACGTCCCCCAAAAGAAATCACCCAAACACGAAATCGAAACCGTAGCttcttaagtgggccccacctcgcttTTCCCCCAACCTATATAAACCCCAACCAGCTCCCACTACCTCTCATATCCTTTTTTTTATCCAACTCTCTCTTCCTAGTTTAAAACCCAAAACCATGCAATACCACCTTCCATCCTTCACTCTCACCCCAAAACCGCTCCCCACCCCAAAACCGCTCTTCCCTAAAACCAGACTCCACTACAAGCCCCGGTTCTCTGCCGCCGTCGCCGCGTCAGCTCGTCCGACAACGATGTACGAACTCTTGTCGGTGACTGAGAGCGCCGGTCAGGACGAGATAAAGGCCGCGTTTCGGAAGATGGCGCGGAGGTGGCATCCGGACACGTGTCGGTCAGATAACGAAAAGGAGGATTTTACGAAGCAGTTCATAGAGGCTCGGGAGGCATACAGGGTGCTGTCCGACCCTGTGCTTCGGGAGGACTACGATTACATGCTTAAGAGCGGTTTTAACGGCGTTTTATTAAGGAAAAGcgggattaggaaatcgggttttggGGACTGGGAATCGCAGCTGGCGGGTCTGAGGACCCGATCGTACGGACGTGCCACGTCAGTGTCTTGGGGGAGACGTATGAGAGCAGCTGCTGCTGGAAATTCTCGTGCATGAGAAGGCCCACTTCTGGTGGCCCTCGGGATtgtgctggtgggtcccatcgtttCGACTGATAGGAGCCGTCTAGGAGCCGTTGGATTACTTGAGTTGGTAGTCCTGTGGACTATAGTTCTCTATTTTATTATTGATTTTTTTGGAAATTCGTTTGTAGAGGTAAATACGTGCAAGTTTTTAGGGAAAAAAATTTCCGCAatctcacggtgggtcccactgcagacCGGATCCACTTCTGGTGGTCCACGGTATCAGTTATTAAAACAGTGGTCACCTGATGCTCTGGTGGTTACCATCCTTTTGGCTGAGTAAAAGGCGTGGGACCACTTGAGTCGGTAGTCTCGTTGaatatgattttttgttttttgttttttaataataTTTGTACATTCCTGGGCAGATGTAAATGCTTGTTATATATTTATGGAAATTAAAACTCTATTTAGGGAAATTAAAAACATAAATGCTTCAGTAGTGTAAGAGCATAAGTTAGAGTGCTCCCGGTTGCATGCATCACTGCACATGGGCATTCCAATCGATGAATCCGAACTGTCTATTGAGGATTCTAATTTTATGGGTTTTCGGAATTCTTGTTAGAGTAATTAATCAAATCTCTTTATTGAATTAGAGGCTTGGGGTGTGGAATTTGAGTGAGATTCATTTAAACTTTTATTATATCAAAAATCCATTAAAATACTCAAAGGCCGAATGTTCTATATATGTGTATCAACTTTTAACCGTCATAAAACTAGCAGAAAAGCTAGTATTCGGTCGGAACAAATGAAGTTACGGTCACACTAAATTAGACAGGAAAGCCGTTGGATAGATTTTTGCACTTTCGGTTGTACCGAATGTGGTTTTCGATTGGACCAAATATGGTCTTTGGTTGGACTGGATGTGGCATTTGGTTACAACTGAAATACCTTGGATTTCTATCAAGCATGTTGACTTATTTTAATTGAT is a genomic window of Magnolia sinica isolate HGM2019 chromosome 15, MsV1, whole genome shotgun sequence containing:
- the LOC131228105 gene encoding chaperone protein dnaJ 20, chloroplastic-like gives rise to the protein MQYHLPSFTLTPKPLPTPKPLFPKTRLHYKPRFSAAVAASARPTTMYELLSVTESAGQDEIKAAFRKMARRWHPDTCRSDNEKEDFTKQFIEAREAYRVLSDPVLREDYDYMLKSGFNGVLLRKSGIRKSGFGDWESQLAGLRTRSYGRATSVSWGRRMRAAAAGNSRA